The Nicotiana tabacum cultivar K326 chromosome 5, ASM71507v2, whole genome shotgun sequence sequence CTACACTTCATCAAGAAGAAAATCATGCCTTGTCTATTCCTCCAAATACCATTTGCCTTCCCACAGCCAAGCAGCAAAACgacgaattcaacctcaaataTCCTTTAGATAGCACATGCTAAAAAGACAGAGAACCCACTACCAATAAGGGTTTCTGCAAAAATGACACCCATGCATAGGTATGTTAGCTGTCACTGCTAATAGAACGATCATGATCTGCAGAATTCACCACCACCCCGAAAAGGGTTTAGACAAAAAATGCACACATAGGTATTTTAGCTATCACTGCTTCCAAGTATATTGTTATTTTATTGATAAGGATCAAACCTTCCAAGTATTGCCCTTTAAAAAGTGTTCTATACAACTCTCCCAGGCCCCACTTGTGCgaatatactgggtttgttgttgtctATACAACTCTCACAGACATCAAGCCCATTCGTTGGATATTTAACGGTAATGGGATATTTTTACCTTTATATCAACTTTTTCAAACAACAGTTCGATATTTTCTTCTATAACAAATATAATAGACAATTCATTTCTACTTCAGTCTCTATGCCTTGCTGAAGCCATGCCATATAATAGGTACCCATAGAATTAGTTTCTGAACAAAAACTACATAAGAAAAGGCCACCTAATTTAACCATCACGGGAAAACATAAGGTAAAACCAAATAACGTTGTAAAATCTCTTTAAAGATGGGGAATATAAGATACCGGCATATCCAGGTCATACTAAATTCCGGTTGACCTGATCAACTGCCTCCCTTCTGCTTGACTGTTATCTTGTCCCCCAAGCTAAGTGCAATTCCTTGCGTTTTGCTCCTTATCCTAATATAACCACTCAGCTTACCATCTGCTTGTTTCTCAATGCTTACATTCACCAAAGCATCCTCACCAAACACACTCTTTGCATACAAGTTAGCAGCAAGGAACCCGCATTGCCCTTCCAAAGcagacctgaaattttgcatgaAAGCACATCCGGAGATATAGTGTCAATAAAGCCATGCATCACAAGAAAAAATGACATTACTCAGTATAACCAGATGAGTAACAGAAAAAAATGAACCCGAAGGCCATTGTGGAGTTTGAAGCCATTAATTTAACAAACTCATTTTAAGCGGTTAAATTACATCCAACAGAGAAAGAAAACAATGGTACAAAGAAGAAGCTAAACTCCAATAACAACTACCTATTTACCCTAGATGCATAACTAGTATGATCCCAATCTGGTCAAGTTTACCACTTTTCCCTTGATAAAGTAACATGTGCTATCCAACTCAAGATTCTTTCACAATTTCTGAATATACCAATACCAAAACTTTTCTGGGTGCGCAATGTAAAACCTGTAATTGGAATAGACAGATCCCCCCTGATACTCTGTTCTCACGACTTCTGAGACTACCTATCATTTGGAAAGCTCCGAGGTCTTAACAGTAACTGTTTTAGCAACTATGAAACCAATGGTCCTAATATCCTAAAGGAGGTTAGAAGAGTACTCCTAAACAAATCTAATCCCAGCCATACGCAAACACCATGATAGACATGAAGAGTCATTTAAGTACTTCCAGATTTTCACACAAGTAGacttaaaaagaaaatgaaacccAGACACTTGTTTATGTGCACACATTCTTCGTATCCGTAATGGAAAATAATAAACACTTAGTTAAACACAACACGTTTCTCATCAATAATGAACTTCTAAGTTTATACAGCAGAATAACCCTAGGGCTACAGGTCTTGTTACGATAGATAATACCTTACCTTTTCTTTTTACTAATTGTCTCCAAAACAAGTTCTCTGTATCACAGCTTTGGACTATGAAAAATGGGAAATGCAATAATCCAGAATTAGATGGTATGGGTATCAATCATGACAAAATCAAAAATTAGAAAACACAGACATAAAAACCAAGCACCAACCGTCCATATTTAGAGGAGGCAAGCGGATAACTTACAGTGCAGTAAGGCATTTCATGTTGGTTGATTTGATTATATGGTCAAGGAATTCTTTTTCCTCCTGAATGACAGTGTTGACAGCAACCTGCAATGCAGACAGTTAGTGGCTCATTCTCAAGTGCTTATACATATTATTCATGCGGACATTGCTCCGCAACGTTGATGGTAGGACAAACAAGAGATTATTTCAAAGTTTAGAGACTAAACAGTGCATTGATTAATCAATAAACTCCATAAAGAGATCAACATTCACAAAATTAGCTTGAGGACTAGATCACTTTCAAGCCATTAATAATCTATAGAAGTTTTTAGTAAACCCATGCATAACCTAAATTTTGATCCCACATAAACCAAACCATAAGATTGTAAATCATCAAAAACAACAAAGAACGACCATACCaaatattcattttcatttctcCAACAAAAAATGAGTTGAATACCAGGAAAGAACAATTCAATGATGGTAAAATAGCAAGGAACAGCATCTTACCTTGTTTTCCCACTCAAATTCTGCCCACATGGTTCTAAAAGCAGCATCACTGCACACTGCAGGAGAGATGTAATCCATGATGTCAATATGGATATCGTTTAGCACAACCACTGTCCGCTCAAGCACATTAGAACTCTCATAAACAATGTTCCCAAAAATTACGCCCGTCTCAGTTGAAGACACCTTGATGTTTGCTTTTATCTGTTTGCTTAACTCAGGAGCAAGAGTATAATTCTGTGGACGCTCAACAAGTTTGAGATCACCCATTGTTGCCAATTCCAAACATAAATTCTGGAGGGTCTCTTTAGTTCTATTAATAACTGTCACATCCAGGACAATATCATAATGATGAACTGTCACGTATGCTTCAGCATAAACAGGATCACTAAATCCCGTGAGTTGCAGAACCCGATTTAGTCTATTAGCATCATTCTCATCCTTGACAAATTCTCCAGTGGCACGTTTCAAATCATCGTGGACTGCATCTTCCAACTCCAGCTGGCTCATGCCCTGGCAAACAGAAATGTATTTATGACATGGAGGAATAAATTTCAACTGCATTGAAGCACCAAAAAACGAAACACCACCTTTAACTAGATTAGCTCTGCCATTATGTAGAAACGACTCAAGATACAtatattaaagaaagaaaaagaaacaattcAAATGCAAACATTTGAGCTGTTGGTACATCATCACCCCCCAACcccacccccccaaaaaaaaaatcaaaaaaaaggagCTGTTTTAGTTTTTGAGTGACCTGCACTCTAAAATTGAAGTCGCAGCTGGTATTCATATTCAATTAAACTTTTGAGACTTGATGCTTAAAGAAACTTATGCAATGTGATATGCATGATTTTCTTAATGTGATTGAAACAGTAGTCCAAGAAACAAGAGGCAAAATTTGAAAGCTCTGGAAAAGCTGGAAATAAGCTAAGTCTGTCTTTGGATGGTGAAATAACACTTAAAGCACCTTTCTTAGAAGGTTGTGACAGGAAGGTGAAAAATTGAGATAAAATAGCAAAGAAACCTACATCCACGCAAGGTCTACAAAGCATAACGAATACACCGTAGGGATTACAGATAAAACCCTCATAATACGATTTAGTGGTCAGTTAAGATAGTTCTCACAAATATATTAACTGAAGTATGAGAAAAGAGCTACAGGAACCTCCTTGTTAATCAAACATATAATGTTCAAATAGAAGATTCTTACCCTCCTACTCTTCAAATGGTAGAAATCAATGAGGTCATCTGGCTGAGAGTGAGAAATTTGAGCCTTTGCTTTTATCTCTTCTGTCTCTCGCAGCTGCTTATCAGACAGCATTGTAACAAAACTCTCATGGCAAGAGTTCAACCAGATCTTCCTGACCTCATTCTCAGTGTTACAGAGCAATCTTATGCACAGAATTATCCTATCATAGGAATCGTTATCAATTGGGTGTGGAAGAACTGAAGACTGCCCTAGCTGTATCATTGAGACCATGATCAGTAATGCATTAGTTGTTGCTTTGTTCACTTCAACTTTAGATGGCTGAACTTCTTCCAATCTCAAAATGAACTTAGTCACGGTGCAAGCAACAACTGCCCCAAGGAAGAAATCACCAGTTAGCAGAAGGGATCTCAGATTTCCAGTGGTCAAAGATCCTTGAATTACTGTCGCGGGTGAAAAAACAGTTTCAGAGGCAGCACTTTGAGTAGCATATGTCCCATCAGCAAGGACAGCAGGTCTTCTAGATGAAACAGTAGTGGAGTTTATTTGCTGAGACTTTTTCGAAGAATCATTAGCTTCACCTTCCTCAGAAACTGAATAAAATGGTAGATCACCAAGGCACTGCTTGATAGTTGCAATGCCACTCTCAACTTCAGAAAGAGATAGACAATACTCTCCAATGATCCAAAGGGCACATGAACAAACACGTGCAGCTCGAATTTGGTAGAAAGTATCCAGTAGCCTTGTCACAATGGAAACCCTTAATTTTGGGTTTGTTTCAATAATCTCACGGACAAAAACAGCCACATCAATTGCAGAAGCAACATTGTTATCACCCAAGAAATCCATCAACAGATGGACAACTGTACTTGCGACTTCCGGAAACTTAACAGCACAGGAATGAATGGCTTGGATAAGCATTTGACGGTACTCACCATTCTTCTCAAGTTCACCACTCTGGGTTTTCATAACTTCTTTCTTCAACGTGAGAACAACCTCATTGATATTACGGGGGGTGATCAACTCAAGAACAATGTCAAGTGTTTTTCTCCTGATGTCAAGGTTCGGACTTGAAAGCGCTCTGAGGACATCCATAATCATATCAACCATGATCTCCCTATGAGAAAATTTCAATTCATTC is a genomic window containing:
- the LOC107817724 gene encoding coatomer subunit beta-1, with translation MEKSCSLLIHFDKGTPALVNEIKEALEGNDVPAKVDAMKKAVMLLLNGETLPQLFITIIRYVLPSEDHTIQKLLLLYLETIEKTDSKGSMLPEMVLICQNLRNNLQHPNEYIRGVTLRFLCRLNEVDIIEPLFPSIMSNLEHRHPYVRRNAILAVMAVYKLPQGEQLLADAPEKIENVLTTEQDPSAKRNAFLMLFQCAQERAVNYLLTHVDRVSDWGELLQMVVLDLVRRVCRTNKGEKGKYIKIIISLLIVPSAAVVYECAGTLVSLSSAPTAIRAAANTYCQLLQSQSDNNVKLIVLDRLNELKFSHREIMVDMIMDVLRALSSPNLDIRRKTLDIVLELITPRNINEVVLTLKKEVMKTQSGELEKNGEYRQMLIQAIHSCAVKFPEVASTVVHLLMDFLGDNNVASAIDVAVFVREIIETNPKLRVSIVTRLLDTFYQIRAARVCSCALWIIGEYCLSLSEVESGIATIKQCLGDLPFYSVSEEGEANDSSKKSQQINSTTVSSRRPAVLADGTYATQSAASETVFSPATVIQGSLTTGNLRSLLLTGDFFLGAVVACTVTKFILRLEEVQPSKVEVNKATTNALLIMVSMIQLGQSSVLPHPIDNDSYDRIILCIRLLCNTENEVRKIWLNSCHESFVTMLSDKQLRETEEIKAKAQISHSQPDDLIDFYHLKSRRGMSQLELEDAVHDDLKRATGEFVKDENDANRLNRVLQLTGFSDPVYAEAYVTVHHYDIVLDVTVINRTKETLQNLCLELATMGDLKLVERPQNYTLAPELSKQIKANIKVSSTETGVIFGNIVYESSNVLERTVVVLNDIHIDIMDYISPAVCSDAAFRTMWAEFEWENKVAVNTVIQEEKEFLDHIIKSTNMKCLTALSALEGQCGFLAANLYAKSVFGEDALVNVSIEKQADGKLSGYIRIRSKTQGIALSLGDKITVKQKGGS